A region of Colletotrichum higginsianum IMI 349063 chromosome 10, whole genome shotgun sequence DNA encodes the following proteins:
- a CDS encoding Dienelactone hydrolase → MNIDIPKLVKAAVPESEGRNARIVSDNMTRSNYRDSNFLSQDFPRARPKLYVTAEDDDFDEITLGEWRDENFDVEYLPMGSSADKYRSKIRSLSKKKMGPCETFGIVAYGDAAAICLEHYHVMDNNPEFKLGLLIAYYPTAIPDPKGHFPSSISTLVHLAAGEEIGITKQTQMVGIQGKRRTTRKKVESGIGTGGTLRLAYPTYTYDAVPGFAEHDLEEYSKVPAELAWSRSLSAARKAFNNHVDLELVLEENVQVLTRTDAAKRQKTDRELILLRAGKFFTRNLNQTMSTYTTHKSPHVTHMPTLTGGIGASELERFYSQFFSNPPSLKLTLISRTIGADRVVDEVHVRFKHTEEMPWILPGVPPTNKRVEVLVVSIVGLRGGKLYHEHVYWDQASVLVQTGLLDPELVPDAARKNGVQRLPVVGREAARRVLKGWDPDEEGEADNELISGWGDEDEQGDEGDENGAGQDRERQKKKDSNKNDSDKKDSAKKDSSKKDSSMKESDKKASNEKDSDEKESDKQDLDEKGSDNKGLPERPKSSTENSSDKS, encoded by the exons ATGAATATCGATATACCGAAGCTGGTCAAGGCTGCCGTGCCGGAGTCAGAAGGACGCAATGCGCGCATCGTCTCAGACAACATGACCCGCTCCAACTATAGAGATTCCAACTTCCTGTCCCAGGATTTTCCTCGCGCGCGACCGAAGCTATACGTAACtgccgaagatgacgacTTTGACGAAATCACTCTAGGGGAATGGCGCGACGAGAACTTCGATGTCGAGTATCTGCCAATGGGAAGCAGTGCGGACAAGTACCGGAGCAAGATCCGATCGTTGAGCAAAAAGAAAATGGGGCCCTGCGAGACTTTTGGCATCGTCG CTTATGGCGATGCTGCGGCCATCTGCCTGGAGCACTACCACGTAATGGACAACAACCCGGAGTTCAAGCTCGGGCTGCTCATCGCATACTATCCGACGGCCATCCCAGACCCCAAGGGGCACTTCCCCAGCAGCATCTCGACTCTCGTCCATCTCGCCGCAGGGGAGGAGATTGGTATCACCAAGCAAACCCAGATGGTAGGGATACAGGGCAAACGGCGCACGACCCGCAAGAAGGTAGAAAGCGGCATCGGCACGGGAGGCACCTTGCGGCTCGCGTACCCAACCTACACGTACGACGCCGTGCCCGGTTTCGCCGAGCATGACCTGGAAGAATACAGCAAAGTCCCCGCCGAGTTAGCGTGGAGCCGGAGCTTGAGtgcggcgaggaaggcgttCAACAACCACGTCGACTTGGAACTTGTGTTGGAGGAAAATGTACAGG TACTCACCAGAACTGATGCTGCAAAAAGGCAGAAGACCGATCGAGAGCTGATTTTGTTGCGCGCAGGCAAATTCTTCACTCGAAACCTGAACCAAACAATGTCAACGTACACGACCCACAAGAGCCCGCACGTCACTCACATGCCGACCCTGACGGGAGGCATTGGAGCATCGGAGCTCGAACGCTTCTACTCTCAGTTCTTCAGCAACCCCCCATCACTGAAGCTGACCCTCATTTCTCGCACCATCGGGGCCGACcgagtcgtcgacgaggtccacGTCCGTTTCAAGCATACCGAGGAGATGCCGTGGATCTTGCCCGGCGTCCCGCCAACGAACAAGCGAGTCGAGGTGCTCGTGGTCAGCATCGTCGGATTGAGAGGAGGCAAGCTCTACCACGAGCACGTGTACTGGGACCAGGCCAGTGTTCTGGTGCAAACTGGCTTATTGGACCCGGAGCTGGTCCCAGACGCGGCACGCAAGAACGGGGTGCAGCGGCTCCCGGTCGTCGGAAGAGAGGCGGCGAGACGAGTTCTGAAGGGGTGGGacccggacgaggagggagaagccGACAATGAGCTGATATCGGGTTGgggcgatgaggatgagcAAGGAGATGAAGGGGACGAAAACGGGGCTGGCCAAGACCGTGAAcgacagaagaagaaagactCAAACAAAAATGACTCTGACAAGAAGGACTCGGCCAAAAAAGACTCGAGCAAGAAAGACTCAAGCATGAAAGAATCGGACAAGAAAGCCTCCAACGAGAAAGACTCGGACGAGAAAGAATCGGACAAGCAAGACCTGGACGAGAAAGGCTCGGACAACAAAGGTCTGCCCGAAAGGCCCAAGTCTTCGACCGAAAACTCTAGCGATAAGTCATGA
- a CDS encoding Oligopeptide transporter produces MTDQVGRADGPDLTGPLEKSGPGDLEKADDNAGQPDESPATKDLPRVADRIPNAAWLVMLLTMAERFSFYGMTTPFMNYMQNGRGDPLRPGALGWGQSRASQVSNVFNIISWLTPMASGIVADKGLGRYRTLCVTFVVYLAGTVLLFVSSLDSLARYSAGLFIASLVLIALGMSGANGLMAAFVGDQYTTEDGAVVTTRSGERVVVDRALTLESIYNYYYWCINVGGLSGLATTALELHVGFWAAYLLPLCALSVSAAVLVLGRGRLVLAPTQSSALPDARRALWLAVRGGFSLDKARPAHQQLQHSRKVPWTDDFVDELQTAMVACRMIFAVWPVLHLCRGQINNNLISQAAQMDTSSIPNDMMYNANPVIIIILMPLVDRFLFPWLRRSGFPLTATTRLTAGFALEALAMAMAAVVQKLVYISPPCYDAPLRCAASNAGAIPNAVSVFVQLPVYLLEAMSEILSSPAGWELAFSMAPGSMKSVMQSVFMTTGAVGAGLSIAISPLYKDPEMLYVWASLAIVMAIATGIFYAVWGRKVR; encoded by the coding sequence ATGACAGACCAGGTAGGCCGGGCGGACGGCCCAGACCTTACCGGTCCTCTCGAAAAGTCCGGCCCAGGTGATCTGGAGAaggccgacgacaacgccggCCAGCCTGACGAGAGCCCGGCGACCAAGGACCTCCCCAGGGTGGCGGATAGGATCCCCAACGCGGCCTGGCTGGTCATGCTGCTCACCATGGCCGAACGTTTCTCCTTCTACGGCATGACGACGCCCTTTATGAACTACATGCAGAACGGCCGTGGCGACCCGCTACGCCCCGGCGCTCTGGGCTGGGGCCAGTCGAGGGCCTCGCAGGTCTCCAACGTCTTCAACATCATCTCGTGGCTGACGCCCATGGCctccggcatcgtcgccgacaagggGCTCGGCCGCTACCGGACGTTGTGCGTCACCTTCGTCGTCTACCTCGCCGGTACCGTCCTGCTGTTCGTGTCCAGCCTCGACTCCCTGGCCCGCTACTCCGCTGGCCTGTTCATCGCCTCCCTggtcctcatcgccctgGGCATGTCGGGCGCCAACGGCCTCATGGCCGCCTTCGTCGGCGACCAGTACACcaccgaggacggcgccgtcgtcaccaccCGCAGCGGcgagcgcgtcgtcgtcgaccgcgCCCTGACCCTCGAGTCCATCTACAACTACTACTACTGGTGCATCAACGTCGGCGGCCTGTCCGGCCTGGCCACGACGGCCCTCGAGCTGCACGTCGGCTTCTGGGCCGCCTACCTGCTCCCGCTCTGCGCCCTCTCCGTGtcggccgccgtgctcgtcCTCGGACGCGGCCGCCTGGTCCTCGCACCCACGCAGTCCTCGGCCCTCCCGGACGCCCGTCGCGCACTCTGGCTGGCCGTCCGCGGCGGCTTCtccctcgacaaggccaggCCCGCGCACCAGCAGCTCCAACACTCGCGCAAGGTGCCCTGGACCGACgacttcgtcgacgagctccagACGGCCATGGTGGCCTGCCGCATGATCTTCGCCGTCTGGCCCGTCCTCCACCTCTGCCGCGGCCAgatcaacaacaacctcATCTCCCAGGCCGCCCAGATGGACACCTCGAGCATCCCCAACGACATGATGTACAACGCCAAccccgtcatcatcatcatcctcatgcccctcgtcgaccgcttcctcttcccctgGCTGCGCCGTTCCGGGTTCCCCCTGACGGCCACGACCCGCCTCACCGCCGGcttcgccctcgaggccctcgccatggccatggccgccgtcgtgcaGAAGCTCGTCTACATCTCGCCCCCCTGCTACGACGCGCCCCTGCGCTGCGCCGCGTCCAATGCCGGCGCCATCCCGAATgccgtctccgtcttcgTGCAGCTGCCGGTATACCTGCTCGAGGCCATGTCCGAGATCCtgtcctcgccggccggctgGGAGTTGGCCTTCAGCATGGCGCCCGGCAGCATGAAGAGCGTGATGCAGTCCGTCTTCATGACCACCGGAGCCGTTGGTGCCGGCCTGAGCATTGCCATCAGTCCCCTGTACAAAGACCCTGAGATGCTTTATGTCTGGGCTTCTTTGGCTATCGTCATGGCAATAGCGACTGGAATATTTTATGCTGTCTGGGGCAGGAAGGTTCGTTGA